In Thalassococcus sp. S3, the sequence ATTCGAGGTTGGCCGCGGTGCGGATATCCTCGATATCGGCCACCGCCTGCAGCGTCATCGACAGCGCATCGCAGAAGAGCGGGTGATCGTCCACGATCAGCGCGGTGCGAAAAACCGTCTCGTCTGTGGTGATGCAAGTGTCGCTCATGGCACCCTCATATCGGTAGGTCAGCCTTGTCAAAGCTTAGCAAGCCCGGTCCTGCAAGCCCACATACCCAAAGGTCGTAACGCAAAACGCGCGCCCGGGTGGGGCGCGCGTCGTTTGCAAGGATATTGAGCAAGCTCAATCAGTTCTGCGCATATTGCTTGGGCAGCTTGAAGGTCCACAGCATGCCGCCCTGGTTCAGGTAGTTGACCTTCTTGGCCACCTCACCGCCCCAAAGCGGAACCGCACCACCCCAGCCGGAGATGACGGAGACGTACTGCTCGCCGTCCTGCTCCCACGTCACGGGCTGACCCACGATGCCGGAGCCGGTCTGGAACGACCACAACTCTTCACCAGTCTCATCGTCGAACGCGATGAAGCGGCCTTCGGGCGTGCCGGTGAAGACAAGGCCACCTGCGGTGGTCATCACACCTGCCCAAAGCGGGGCGTCGTTCTTGTATTCCCACTTGATCTCGCCCGTGTCGGGGTCGATCGCCTTCAGGGAGCCGATATGGTCTTCGTAGTTGGGCTTGATGGTAAAGCCCGCGCCCAGATAGGCCGCACCTTTCTTATAGGTGATGGGTTCGTTCCAGATATCCATGCCCCATTCGTTCGACGGGACGTAGAAGTTGCCGGTGTTCTGGCTAAAGGCCATCGGCATCCAGTTCTTGCCACCCAGGAACGACGGCGATGCAAAGATCACCTCGCCTTTCTTGCCATCGGCGGCTGCGGCCGGATCGCCGGGGCGGTTATCTTCATTGAAGATCGGGCGGCCGTTTTCGTCGATGCCAGAGGCCCAGGAGATATCCTTGACGAAGGGCGTCGCCGAGACGAATGCACCATCCTCACGGTTGAGCACATAGAAGAAGCCGTTCCGGTCCGCTGTGGCAAAGCGCTTGTTGCCCTCGCGGTCGGTATAGGCCACGACCTCGTTCACGCCGTCGTAATCCCAGCCCTCGCGCGGGGTGGTCTGGAAGTGCCACTTGATCTCGCCGTTCTCGGGATTGATCCCGATGCGGGAGGCTGCGTAGAGATTGTCGCCAGACCCGTCATTGCTCTGGCCCGCGTCACGCAGCCAGGAATTCCACGGGGCCGGGTTGCCAGCGCCAAAGACCAGTGTATCGGTGTCGGCGTCGTAAGAGCCGCCCAGCCAGGTCGCGCCGCCGCCGGTTTTCCACATGTCACCGGGCCACGTCGCGTTGAGCGTGCCGGTCATGGTGCTTTCTTCACCTTTATATGTGCCCATGTGCCCTTCGATCACCGGGCGGTCCCAAACCAGTTCACCTGTCTCTGCATCGCGCGCCTGCACGGCCCCCACGATCCCGAACTCACCGCCGGAATTGCCGGTGATGACCAGTCCGTCTACGATCAGCGGTGCGGCGGTGTAGGAATATCCCGCCTTGTAGTCGGCGATTTTCTTGCGCCAGACGACGTCGCCGGTTTTCAGATCCAGCGCCACGATGCGTGCATCCAGCGTGCCGAAATAGATCTTGTCGCCATAGATCGCGCCACCCCGGTTGACCACGTCACAGCAGGGCAGGATGCCTTCGGGCAGGCGGGCGTCGTATTGCCAGACCTCTTTGCCGGTCTTCAGATCGATGGCGTACATCCGGCTGTAAGAGCCAGTGATATACATCATGCCGTCATAGATCAGCGGCTGCGTCTCTTGTCCGCGCTGCTTTTCGCCGCCCAGCGAAAAGGCCCATGCGGGGACGAGGTTCTGCACGTTTTCCTTGTTGAGCGTGTCCAGCGGGCTGTAGCGTTGCAGGTCGCGCCCCATTCCGTTGGTCAGCACCTGATTGGTGGTCGTCTGATCGCTGGCGAGATCAGCCTCCGTCACCTCTGCATAGGCCGCGCTGGTCGCGATGATGCTCGCGGCGGCGGCCATGATAAACCGGTTCATGGGGTCCTCCCTTATGTCTCCTCGTGGCGTCCGGGAGGGTGAGTCGCACCTCTCCCATCAGCTGTTGGCATTATCGAAAGAGGGGCGTTGCCGCGAAATTGCACAAAGGTCGTAGGGCGCGCCTTGACGTCACAGGTTAACGTTCTAACGCGACCAGGGGAGGAGAAAGACGTTGCGTATCAAAGCTTTGGCGGCGGCCTTGTTCTGTGCCTCCGCAATCGGTGCAGGGGCCGAGATGCCGGTGGGTCCGAAAACCATCGCTCTGGTCGACGGGGAAGGCGCGCGCGTGGAGGTCGGTGACATCCTCTTTGCGCCCGACGGAGGCTACCGCATCGACTGGCGGGAGGCGCCGTTCAAGGATCATTTCCTGTCCATGCGTCCGTTCCGCTGTCTCGAAGGCGCCCACAAGCACTGGTGTCACGTGCCTTATCCCTATGCGATCAACCGCGCGGTCTCCCCGGATGATCTGACCGATCTGGAATACGATCTTCTGTTTCTCTGGAAAGGCGCCACGGAATACGGGATCAACATGTGGAACGGCGTCTATTACCGGCTGACGCTGGAGAACGGGCAAATCACCGGCGCACTGCACGAGATGGATATGGACGCCCTATCGGCCCCGCCTGACACTGGGAACCTGCGCCCCCTGTCAGAGGATGATCTGCACGAGGCCGAGGCGGACAGTCACTGGCTGCCTTACGTGGTGATTGACTGAAAGACGAAAGGCTCCGTTCGGTACGGAGCCTTTGTCGTTCAGATCGGTCGCCGGTTTTACCGTGGTGTGTGCCTTGGGGGACCAGGGCGGCGGGCGATCGTCAATTAGCCCTCAGAAAGCAGGGGCATATTTCCAATTGTCCGCATCCGGGGTCACTTCGTCCAGATCATAATCGGCATTCTGCAATCTTTGCGCCACTTTCAGCCCATCGCGGGCAGCCTCATCCACCAAGGTGCGGCCTGCGACCTCATCCTTTGCCACCCCATGGCCGCGCATCAGGGCGATGCCGTAGTTGAACTTGCCCACCGGATCACCCGCCTCTGCCGCCCTACGGTCCCATTCCGCGGCGGCATCGGGATTATACGCGCCCCCCAGCCCGTTGTTGTCGAGCTGGCTCATCCAGGTCATGGCCCCTGTATAGCCCGCCTCTGCGCAGGCCTCGAAAACCTTTCGGGCCTTGCCATGTTCTCCCTTCTTGGTGATGCCGTAGCCCGCTGCGCAGGTCATCATATCGACCTCACCCCTTACGGCGTTGTCGATAACGCGGGCCATGGTCATCTCTTCGGGATTAAGCGTGCCGTCCTCATCGCCCATATCGGCAAAGGCAGGTGCGGCAAGCAGGGTCAGGATCAGCGCAGTTCGGATCATGGTATCTCTCCTCTCTCACAAGGGTAGCAAGGGCGATGCGAGATTTCATCTCTGCGATGGTCGTACGACCTGTCAGCCCTTGCGCCGGATCATGCCGCGCGCGGGATCATAGCCCCAGAGGGCCAGGGCGAGAAGTACGGCCCCGGCGAGGCCGGTCCAGACAAGGGCCGGTCCATTGAAATCGGCGTAGAGCGCGAAGCGGATCAGCTCGACCGCATGGGTGAACGGGTTCACGGCGCAAATGTCGTGCAAAAGGCGCGAGCTTTCGGCCATCTTCCATAAGGGGTAGAGCGCCGACGACAGAAAGAACATCGGGAAGATCACGAAGTTCATCACGCCGGCGAAATTCTCCAACTGCTTGATAAAGGACGACAAAGCCAGACCCAGCGCGCCCAGCATGATGCCGGAGACGAAAAGGGCGGGCAGGACGAAGATGTAGCCCTGCCAGGGCATATCGATGCCATAAAGGGCGGCGATGGCGAGGAAGGTGTAGACCTGCAGGATGGAGATGGCGGTGGAGGCAATGAGCCGGCAGACCAGCAGCCACCAGCGCGGAAGGGGACTGGTGAGCAGGAGGCGCATCGAGCCCATCTCGCGGTCATAGACGAGGCTGAGGGAGGATTGCATGCCGTTGAAGAGCAGGATCATCCCGCAGAGGCCGGGGACGATATAGGTCTCGTATTGGATATAGGTCTGGTAGGGCGGCGTGATCGACAGGCCGAGGGCGGCGCGGAAGCCGGCGGCGAAGACGATCAGCCAGACGAGCGGGCGGACGAGGGCGGCGATGAAGCGACCGCGCTGGCGGATGAAGCGCAAGGCCTCGCGCGCCATGATCGCACGCAGCGCGATGAGGTAGGCGGCTGGATTCATTCGACTTTCCCCTGGAAAGCCGAACCCTCCGGGGGGAGTTTATTTGGCAAGATGAAGCAGGGAGCGGTCATGTGGCCGCACCTGTCCGGAGCAGGAAATGATCGGTGAGGGGCAGCGCGCCGCGAAGGGCGCCGGCTGTGCCGTCTTCGAGGATCTGGCCCTTGTGGAGGATCAGGAGGCGGTCGTCGTCGCGCACCTCGTCGGCGAGGTGGGTGGCCCAGAGCACGGTGAGGTTGTCGGTTTGTGACAGATCATGGACGTGATCGGTGATGGCGCGGCGGGCGGCGGCGTCGAGGCCGACGGTCGGTTCGTCCAGCAGCAGGACAGAGGGGTCGTGGATCAGGCAGCGGGCGATTTCGAGCCTGCGGCGGTGGCCTCCGTTCAGGTCGCGGGTGCGTTCCCCGGCGCGTTCGGCCATGTCGAGGCGGTCGAGGGCGGCGTCGATCTTGAGGTGGGCTGTGCGGCCCGAAAGCCCGTGGAGGGCTGCGAAATAGGTGAGGTTGCGACGGGCGGTCAGGTCGAGGTCGAGCGTGGTTTGCTGGAAGACGACGCCGATCTGCGCGAGTGCGGCGCGCGGGTTTTGAGAGAGGGTGTGACCGGCGATGACGATCTCGCCTTCGGGTGCCGTGAAAAGGCGGGTGAGCAGGCCGTAGAGCGTTGATTTCCCAGCACCATTCGGGCCCAGAAGCGCACAGAACGCGCCCTGGTCGACATCGAAGCTGACGGCGTCCAGGGCGCGTTTGGTCCCGTAGGAAAAGCTCAAGGATCGGACGGAAAGTCCTGTCACTGAATGACAATCTCCAGTCGCTGCGTCTCGCCGGTGGAGCCCGGCACCTTGAGATAATAGCTGCCCGGCTTGATGGCGACAAAGCCGATTTCCATCGTGCCGGCCTCGTCGAATTCGACGCTGTCGACGCCGAGGGGGCGGATCTCCAGCCCTTCGATCACGATCTCGTCGATCCAGATGGCGCGGAAGAATTCAGGGCCTACGAGGGCCAGTTCCTGGCTGCCATCGGCTTCGATCTCGAACTCGTAATAGGTGCCGGATTTCAGCTCCCACGCGGCCTCGGCGAGCGGCATTCCGGCGCTTAGCGTGATGGGGGGCAGGTCCTCCTTGTTGCCGGCCGACAGGATGCCGGCGAGACCGAATTGAGGCGCGTCGTCGTTGTCGGCGAGGGCCGGGAGGGGCAGCGCCAGGAGGGCGGCGAGGCAGAGAGGGCGGATCATGTTAACTCCTTTGAATTTGGGGCGGCGGCAGGGGGGGTGCCTTGCGTGCACCGGGCGTGCACCCCCTGTGCACCGCCGCGGTGCAGCATCGGGGATGCGGGAAAAATGGTTAATGTCAGGGGCGCATCGCGGCACCCCAGGGGAAGCGACCGACCTTGATGGACTTGATTGCCTCGCGCTTGGCCACGTCGATCACGGTCACGTCACCCGACACGCCGTTGGTGGTGAAGAGGAGCGACTTGTCGGGAGAGAAGTCCATGTGCCAGACGCGGCGGCCGACGAGGATATAATCCTCGACCTCGTAGGTTTCGGCATTGACGACGGCGACGTGGTTCGACGGGCCGAGGGCCACGAAGGCCACTTTCTCGTCAGCGGTGAATTCGAAGCCCACGGGCTGGACACGGTCGGGATGGACGTTCTGAACCTCGAAGTCGATCTTGGCTTTCTCCTCCTGCGTGGCGACGTCGAAGACGGTCATGGTGCCGCCGATTTCGGAGCTCACCCAAAGCTCGGTCCCGCCGGCAGTGAACTCGGCGTGGCGGGGGCGGCTGTCGACGAGGGTGTTGGCAAAGAGCGACTGGGTTTCGGTGTCGATCCAGTGGGCCATGTTGGTCGTCTCGGACGTGGTGATGGCAATCTTGCCGTCAGGAGAGACGGCCATGCCTTCGGGTTCGATGCCGACATTGATCTGGGCGATCACCTCGCGGGTTTCGGTATCGACCACAGTGGTCACCGCGTCATCCTCGTTGGCGATGTAGAGGTGGCGGTCATTGGGGTGGAGCACGAATTGCTCGGGGTCCTCGCCGGACGGAAGCTCATGCAGGATCTCGCCCGTTTCGGGGTCGATCACCTGAACGGTGTCGCTGTCCGACGCGCAGACATAGAGGCGGGAATAATCCTTGGAAAAGGTGATGCCACGGGGGCGTTCGCCGGTCTCGATGGTGCGGATAACTTCGAGGGTTTCGACGTCGATCACGCTGATCGTGTCGTCCTTTTCGTTCGTCACCCAAATCTCGGCGGAGAGAGCCGGGCTGGCGAGGGTAAGGGCGAGAGGCAGGGCAAGGTATTTCATGCTTTGTCTCCGGTTGAGAGGGGGGAGGGGGCTGTCTGCCCCCGCGCCTGCGGCGCCCCCCGAGGATATTTTTGACCCAAAGAAGAGGTTGGCCGGGTCATGGGTGGTCGGGTGTTCGCGGATCAGTTGAAGGCGGTGCAGGGACTTTCGGGTTGGTCGAGGCCCAGAGTGTCGAGTTCTGTGCGTTGGTGTAGGAACCCTTCGAGCGGGGCCTGGGCGACCACGGCGCGGGTGGTGACGAGCGGGATGGGCTGGCGCAGCTGGCCGTTCCAGGTGCGGTAGGTCATGGGGCGCCCTTTGAAGCCGGCAAGCTCGAACGCGTCCGATAGGATGAAGGTACGGAGCGTGGCGGGGTCGTCGGAATTGGTGCGGGTGACGGCCTCGCCCATAGTGCGCATCGCGGCCCAGGCGGCGTAGTCCTTTGGTTCCATGTCACGGGCGGCGAGGTCGGTGAAGCGCGACTGAAGCTGGGCCGCACCCCATTGTTCGACAACACGCGACCAGGTGGCGGGCATGAGCCCTTCGGAGCCTGCGACGGGGCGCGCCTCCCACGTGTTATAGGCGATGTAGCGGCCGAAATCCCCGGTCTCGTCGGCGATGAGCAGGGCATCGTAATCGCCGAAATCCTGGGTGAAGAGCGGCACTTCCTGAGCGGCGTTGCGGCGCATGTCGGCGTCGAAGGTCCAGGCCTTCTCGGACGCGATTTCACGGCCAAACTTGGTGGCGGAGCGGCGCAGGGCGGCGGCGAAGTCCAGATCGTCGGGATAGGGGCCGGTGATCATCACCAGCCGGTCCCAGCGTTTGCGGGTGAGGAACTGCATCAGGGCATCGGCGCGCATCGCGTCCGACGGTTTGGTATGCAGGAGGTTTGCGCGGCAATTTTCAGCGCGCAGGGTCGGGTCGCCGGAACTGGCGTTGAAGAGGAGGGCGGAGGCGGCCTCCGGCAGGTCTGCGATGGCCGTTTGCGTGGCGGCGGAAGCGTCGAGGATCAGGTAGGGGGAGGCGGCGAGGGCGGTGCGCGCGGCCTCCATCATGTCGGCGCCTTCCTCCACCTGCTGGATTTGCAAGGTGAATTTGTGGCCCAGGAATTGCCCGGTCGTGAGGTTGTCGGCGAGGCCCAGCTCTGCCCCGGCCTGGCCCAGATCGTCGGGGACGGGATCGAGGTTCGACAGGACCGGGGGCCGCTCCTGCACCTCCTGTAGGTAGGTGACAGGCAGAGACAATTCGGCCTGCGCCGAGAGGGCGCCCACGCAAAGCGCGGCGCACGTAGACATGAGTCTGCGAGTGATCTTAAGCACTGATTTTCCTCCCATAATCTGAAGGTAGCAATGGGCCGAAACGGGCGGCTATTAGACCAAGGTCGCAATACAAAAGGCTCTCAAACCAAGGTCGAATAGAAGCGGGGCGAGCGGGCGCTGTATGAGATGCGGCGAGGAGCAAACCCCAAGGGAGGATGCCATGACCAAGATTGTGCCGCTGACGACGCTGAGCCTGATTACCGCTGCCGGAATGGCGCTGGCGCATGGAGATGTGGCGCCGCAGCCGATGAACACCGATGCATTGCCGGATGTGGGTGAGGAATGGCTGATCGAGAATCCTTACCGCGATCAGGGAGAGGAGGTCTGGAAGGCCGCCATCGAGATCGGGGACAGCGGGTATAACCAGAATTGCGCACGCTGCCACGGATTGGGCGGTGTGTCGGGCGGGCTGGCGCCGGATCTGCGGTACCTGGAGGCCGAGGAATACGGAGATGAATGGTACATGGAGCGGTTCATCTCCGGCTACACCCAGAACGGGATCACCAAGATGCCGGCCTTTGGCGATCTGCTGGGGCAGAAGGCGGCCTGGGCCATTCGCACGTATATCGAGACACGGCCTGATGACGGGGCGCTGGACGATCTGACACCACGCCTGAAGGAGATCCGTGATGAGCTGGCCGGGGGTGCCGGAGATGTGGAGGCGCTGAAGGCGGAGCTGGCGGAAATTGCCGGAGAGGTGGAGACAGCCTCGGGCGCGCCGGTGGCCGACAGCCCGGCATTCCGCGCGGCCAACCTGCTTGACCGGGAGAGCCCGGACGTCAAAGGTGCGACACAGGCACTGACAATCGGATTGTCCGCCGCCAATTGAGGCGGGCAGGAGGGGGCACATGATCGCACGGAAGGTCTCGCTTCTCTTACTCCCCGTCCTGGCCGGCGCGACGTTCGCGTCCGAGGGACTGGCCCGATGTGCCGATCATGTGCCTCAAGCCAAGCCGCAGAATGCCAGCCGCGATATCGTGGGGCAGGATCTGGACACGATCCAGGAGCGGGGGTTCATCACCTTCGCGGCCTACGAGGATTTTCCGCCCTGGTCTTACGAGGAGAACGGCAAGCCCAAGGGTGTCGATATCGAGATCGGCAAGCTGATCGCGGAGGATCTGGGGGTCGAGGCCAAGTTCAACCTGGTTGCGGCTGCCGAGAACCTGGATGCGGATCTGAGGAACTGGGTCTGGAAAGGGCCCATCGTGGGCGGGGCCGTAGCCAATGTGATGCTGCATGTGCCCTACGACAGCGAATTTGCCTGCCGAGTGGAGCAGGTCGTGTTCACGGGCCAGTACCATGTCGAGGAGATCGCGATTGCCTATCGCGAGGACGCCTATCCCGAAGACCCGCCGGTGCCGGCCTATTTCCGGTTCGATACGGTGGGGGTGGAGAACGACTCGATCTCCGACTTTTACCTCTCGGCCTTTCCGGGCGGGCAGCTGTCGGGCAACATGACGCGCTACACCACCATGGCGGATGCGATGGAGGGGTTGGCCGAGGGCGAGACGATGGCGGCGATGGGGCCGTTGGCGCAGCTGGAATACGGCGCGGAGGAGGGCGTGGCGGTGCACACGCCACCCCTGCCGGGCTTTGGCGTGGGCAAGTGGACCGTGGGCGTGGCGGTGCATTTCGCCTATCGCCCGCTTGCCTATTCTGTGGGCGATGCGATTGCCTATGCGATCCAGGACGGGCGGATGGAGGCGATTTTCGCCGAATACGGCCTGACCTTCTCGCCCCCGCTTTTGCGTTGACCCGACCTTAGTCTCATAGAATGCTGCGCAAAGCGGCCTAACGTGGTTTTCAAGATTTGGAGTGACGGAATGCAGCTCAACGATTCCCGCGAGATCGCAGCGCCCCGGGCAGAGGTCTGGGCGGCTTTACTGTCGGCGGAGGTGCTGAAGGAATGTGTACCTGGCTGTCAGGAGATGACGGGCAATGCAGAGGACGGTTTTGAGGCTGTCGTCGTGCAGAAGGTCGGGCCGGTGAAGGCCACCTTCAAAGGGGCCGTGACCATGTCGGACATGGTGGAGCCCGAAAGCCTGATCCTGAGCGGCGAAGGCAAGGGCGGGGCTGCGGGCTTTGCCAAGGGTGGGGCCAATGTGCGCCTTGAAGAGACCGAAGGCGGCACGATGTTGATCTATGAGGTGGAGGCGAAGGTGGGCGGGAAGCTCGCGCAGCTCGGCTCTCGCATCATTGATGGGTTTGCCAAAAAGATGGCGGATCAGTTCTTTGCCCGGTTTCAGGAGGTCGTCGAAGGACCTGCCGAGCCCGAAGAGGCGAACGCTGAGGCCGAGGCGGAACCGGAAAAGAAGGGCTGGCTCAAGCGCGCGCTGGGCAGCTGAACGGAATAGACTGTCAGGGAGGATAGGATGACAGAAATCACGATGACAGTGAATGGCCAGACACGGTCGGGCACTGTGGAGGGCCGGACGCTCTTGTCGAGCTTCCTGCGCGATGAGCTGGGCCTGACGGGCACACATGTGGGCTGCGACACGTCGCAATGCGGCGCCTGCGTGGTTCATGTGGACGGTCAGGCGGTGAAGGCCTGCACCATGCTGGCGGCCGAGGCCGATGGCGCCGAGGTAGGTACGATCGAGGGGCAGGCCAATGCCGACGGCTCCCTGAACGTGATCCAGCAGGCGTTTCAGGATCATCACGGCCTGCAATGCGGGTTCTGCACGCCGGGCATGGTGATGTCGGCGGCGGCCCTGCTGAAGGAGAACCCGACACCCAGCGAGCAGGAGATCCGGGACTACCTGGAGGGCAATATCTGCCGCTGCACGGGTTACCACAATATCGTGAAGGCGATCATGGCGGCGTCCGGTCAGGACGTGGCGGCCATCGCAGCCGAGTAAGCAAAGCGCGCGCGCTCTGCGCGCCGCAGCCAACAAGGTTCAGGATCCGCTATTGGGCCGGATCCGCAACGGGAGGAAGAACATGCCAAAAGATGCGGGCATTGGCGCCAGCTCCAAACGGCGCGAGGACGTCCGGTTTCTGACCGGCGCCGGGAACTACACCGACGACATCAACGTAAACGGGCAGGCTTACGTCTATTTCCTGCGCTCTGACGTGGCGCACGGCAAGATCAACGGGATCGACACATCCGCCGCCGCCGGGATGCCGGGTGTGGTGAAGATCTTTACCGGCGCCGATTTCGAAGGTGTGGGCGGTCTGCCCTGCGGCTGGCAGGTGACCGACAGGCACGGCGAGCCGATGCAGGAGCCGGCCCACCCGGTTCTGGCCCAAGGCAAGGTGCGCCATGTGGGCGACCCGATTGCCGCGGTGGTGGCTGACAGTCTGGAGCAGGCGCGTGACGCCGCCGAGGCCATCGACGTCGATATGGAAGAGTTGCCGGCTGTCGTGGACATGAAGGCGGCACTCGCCGAGGGCTCGACCAAGGTGCATGACGATCTGACCTCGAACCTTTGCTACGATTGGGGCTTTGTCGAGGAGAACAAGGCCGCCGTGGACGAGGCGATTGCCAATGCGGCGCATGTCACGACGCTGGAGCTGACCAACAACCGTCTGGTCGCCAACCCTATGGAGCCGCGCGTGGCGGTGGGTGACTACAGCCGCGCGACGGATGAGCATACGCTTTATACCACGTCGCAGAACCCGCATGTGATCCGCTTGCTGATGGGCGCCTTCGTGCTGGGCATTCCCGAGCACAAGCTGCGTGTCGTGGCCCCCGATGTGGGCGGCGGGTTCGGCACCAAGATCTTCCACTATGCCGAAGAGGCGTTCTGCACCTTTGCCGCCAAGGCGATCAATCGCCCGGTCAAGTGGACGGCGAGCCGGTCGGAGGCGTTCATGTCGGACGCGCATGGCCGCGATCATGTCACCAAGATCGAACTGGCGCTGGATGCGGACAACAATTTCACCGCCATCCGCACCGAGACATACGCGAATATGGGCGCGTATCTGTCGACCTTCGCACCGTCGGTGCCGACCTGGCTGCATGGCACACTGATGGCGGGCAATTACAAGACCCCGCTGATCTATGTGAACGTGAAGGCGGTCTTTACCAACACGGTGCCGGTGGATGCCTATCGCGGCGCGGGCCGACCGGAGGCGACCTATCAGCTGGAGCGCGTGGTGGACAAGGCCGCGCGGGAGCTGGGCGTGGACCCGGTGGCGCTGCGCCGTCAGAACTTCATCACCGAATTCCCCTATGCCACGCCGGTGGCGGTGGAATACGACACGGGCGATTATCACGCCACGATGGACAAGCTCGAAGAGATCGGCGATTTCGCG encodes:
- a CDS encoding PQQ-dependent methanol/ethanol family dehydrogenase is translated as MNRFIMAAAASIIATSAAYAEVTEADLASDQTTTNQVLTNGMGRDLQRYSPLDTLNKENVQNLVPAWAFSLGGEKQRGQETQPLIYDGMMYITGSYSRMYAIDLKTGKEVWQYDARLPEGILPCCDVVNRGGAIYGDKIYFGTLDARIVALDLKTGDVVWRKKIADYKAGYSYTAAPLIVDGLVITGNSGGEFGIVGAVQARDAETGELVWDRPVIEGHMGTYKGEESTMTGTLNATWPGDMWKTGGGATWLGGSYDADTDTLVFGAGNPAPWNSWLRDAGQSNDGSGDNLYAASRIGINPENGEIKWHFQTTPREGWDYDGVNEVVAYTDREGNKRFATADRNGFFYVLNREDGAFVSATPFVKDISWASGIDENGRPIFNEDNRPGDPAAAADGKKGEVIFASPSFLGGKNWMPMAFSQNTGNFYVPSNEWGMDIWNEPITYKKGAAYLGAGFTIKPNYEDHIGSLKAIDPDTGEIKWEYKNDAPLWAGVMTTAGGLVFTGTPEGRFIAFDDETGEELWSFQTGSGIVGQPVTWEQDGEQYVSVISGWGGAVPLWGGEVAKKVNYLNQGGMLWTFKLPKQYAQN
- a CDS encoding tetratricopeptide repeat protein, encoding MIRTALILTLLAAPAFADMGDEDGTLNPEEMTMARVIDNAVRGEVDMMTCAAGYGITKKGEHGKARKVFEACAEAGYTGAMTWMSQLDNNGLGGAYNPDAAAEWDRRAAEAGDPVGKFNYGIALMRGHGVAKDEVAGRTLVDEAARDGLKVAQRLQNADYDLDEVTPDADNWKYAPAF
- a CDS encoding ABC transporter permease; amino-acid sequence: MNPAAYLIALRAIMAREALRFIRQRGRFIAALVRPLVWLIVFAAGFRAALGLSITPPYQTYIQYETYIVPGLCGMILLFNGMQSSLSLVYDREMGSMRLLLTSPLPRWWLLVCRLIASTAISILQVYTFLAIAALYGIDMPWQGYIFVLPALFVSGIMLGALGLALSSFIKQLENFAGVMNFVIFPMFFLSSALYPLWKMAESSRLLHDICAVNPFTHAVELIRFALYADFNGPALVWTGLAGAVLLALALWGYDPARGMIRRKG
- a CDS encoding ABC transporter ATP-binding protein encodes the protein MTGLSVRSLSFSYGTKRALDAVSFDVDQGAFCALLGPNGAGKSTLYGLLTRLFTAPEGEIVIAGHTLSQNPRAALAQIGVVFQQTTLDLDLTARRNLTYFAALHGLSGRTAHLKIDAALDRLDMAERAGERTRDLNGGHRRRLEIARCLIHDPSVLLLDEPTVGLDAAARRAITDHVHDLSQTDNLTVLWATHLADEVRDDDRLLILHKGQILEDGTAGALRGALPLTDHFLLRTGAAT
- a CDS encoding YVTN family beta-propeller repeat protein → MKYLALPLALTLASPALSAEIWVTNEKDDTISVIDVETLEVIRTIETGERPRGITFSKDYSRLYVCASDSDTVQVIDPETGEILHELPSGEDPEQFVLHPNDRHLYIANEDDAVTTVVDTETREVIAQINVGIEPEGMAVSPDGKIAITTSETTNMAHWIDTETQSLFANTLVDSRPRHAEFTAGGTELWVSSEIGGTMTVFDVATQEEKAKIDFEVQNVHPDRVQPVGFEFTADEKVAFVALGPSNHVAVVNAETYEVEDYILVGRRVWHMDFSPDKSLLFTTNGVSGDVTVIDVAKREAIKSIKVGRFPWGAAMRP
- a CDS encoding ABC transporter substrate-binding protein, which produces MSTCAALCVGALSAQAELSLPVTYLQEVQERPPVLSNLDPVPDDLGQAGAELGLADNLTTGQFLGHKFTLQIQQVEEGADMMEAARTALAASPYLILDASAATQTAIADLPEAASALLFNASSGDPTLRAENCRANLLHTKPSDAMRADALMQFLTRKRWDRLVMITGPYPDDLDFAAALRRSATKFGREIASEKAWTFDADMRRNAAQEVPLFTQDFGDYDALLIADETGDFGRYIAYNTWEARPVAGSEGLMPATWSRVVEQWGAAQLQSRFTDLAARDMEPKDYAAWAAMRTMGEAVTRTNSDDPATLRTFILSDAFELAGFKGRPMTYRTWNGQLRQPIPLVTTRAVVAQAPLEGFLHQRTELDTLGLDQPESPCTAFN
- the pedF gene encoding cytochrome c-550 PedF; the encoded protein is MTKIVPLTTLSLITAAGMALAHGDVAPQPMNTDALPDVGEEWLIENPYRDQGEEVWKAAIEIGDSGYNQNCARCHGLGGVSGGLAPDLRYLEAEEYGDEWYMERFISGYTQNGITKMPAFGDLLGQKAAWAIRTYIETRPDDGALDDLTPRLKEIRDELAGGAGDVEALKAELAEIAGEVETASGAPVADSPAFRAANLLDRESPDVKGATQALTIGLSAAN
- a CDS encoding transporter substrate-binding domain-containing protein, whose amino-acid sequence is MIARKVSLLLLPVLAGATFASEGLARCADHVPQAKPQNASRDIVGQDLDTIQERGFITFAAYEDFPPWSYEENGKPKGVDIEIGKLIAEDLGVEAKFNLVAAAENLDADLRNWVWKGPIVGGAVANVMLHVPYDSEFACRVEQVVFTGQYHVEEIAIAYREDAYPEDPPVPAYFRFDTVGVENDSISDFYLSAFPGGQLSGNMTRYTTMADAMEGLAEGETMAAMGPLAQLEYGAEEGVAVHTPPLPGFGVGKWTVGVAVHFAYRPLAYSVGDAIAYAIQDGRMEAIFAEYGLTFSPPLLR
- a CDS encoding CoxG family protein; the encoded protein is MQLNDSREIAAPRAEVWAALLSAEVLKECVPGCQEMTGNAEDGFEAVVVQKVGPVKATFKGAVTMSDMVEPESLILSGEGKGGAAGFAKGGANVRLEETEGGTMLIYEVEAKVGGKLAQLGSRIIDGFAKKMADQFFARFQEVVEGPAEPEEANAEAEAEPEKKGWLKRALGS
- a CDS encoding (2Fe-2S)-binding protein, translated to MTEITMTVNGQTRSGTVEGRTLLSSFLRDELGLTGTHVGCDTSQCGACVVHVDGQAVKACTMLAAEADGAEVGTIEGQANADGSLNVIQQAFQDHHGLQCGFCTPGMVMSAAALLKENPTPSEQEIRDYLEGNICRCTGYHNIVKAIMAASGQDVAAIAAE